From a single Calothrix sp. NIES-2098 genomic region:
- a CDS encoding WD repeat-containing protein — protein sequence MPRVTYGPTVKTRVKHFLEVLLHFSEEKQDGMECRWENCNPPCLIVRTKLRVLETLIRNDDRCKKLSKDDIREAIHYMKDFLKILEDHRVKQRGAEDWHFTLTLWSIDRVENLKQFELIWEQKRPEKSKQQEESMRTIEKVSKSLLPDESVIIASKASNINWGEAPSLSNFFGRTEEVETLKEWIVTERCRLVAIVGIGGIGKTGLSVRLGQGGVGKTDLSLKLAEGIQSNFNYLIWQRLINAPTIAEILLDFIKFFSNQEEITLPDTIDRQLSRLLHYLRTYRCLLILDNFESVLKRGDYGGEYRKGYEGYGQLLRQVGETPHQSCVLLTSREQPKEIALLEGKSEPVRLLQLKGLDEIEGRKIFTSIGLFSGSDEQWKKLIKLYNGNPLALKLAAKHIQEVFGGNISEFLEEGQPVFGRIQEVLMWQFERLSNLEKEVLYWLAINRESVSLRSLRDDILSPSAKKKVASTINSLLQRSLIERSENEFTLQPVLMEYITEQLVENICEEIISGKVELFNTHALLKALSKEYLREAQTRLILQSIQERLVNYFGSQQNVESHLKAIIIACKVEFRYQSGYLGGNILNLLCHMKSDLKGYDFSHLAVRQAYLQDVILYEVNFAYSQFDKCIFTQILGAIFSIVFSPSGKLLTVGDAKNEIRLYQVVDGQLILTFKGHSDWVRSIAFSPDGKTLASGSEDQTLKLWDISTGQCLNTLQASTHRIRSVAFSPDGQTLASGSDDYTVRLWNVVTGQCINILREHTNRIWSVAFSPDGQTLASGSEDNTVKIWNFNTGKCLNTLQGHTSWVRTVAFSPDGQFFASGSEDQTVRLWNLSTGQCINILRGHIKRITSIAFTPDGQTLVSSSFDQTVRLWNLSTGQCISTLQENRKGLWSGGLWSADFSADGQTLASGSEDRVMKIWDINSGKCINTLCGYSNWILSVDFSVDRQTLASGSEDKIIRIWNIYTGKCLKTLLGHKNRIWSVVFSLDGQIIASGSDDQTVKLWDVSTGECLKTLQGHTSWVRAVALSPDGKILASGSGDKTIKLWDVSTGECLKTLQGHGDRVWSVAFSPNSQTLVSGSGDKTIKLWDVSTGECLKTLQGHGDRVWSVAFSPNSQTLVSGSNDKTIKLWDVSTGKCLKTFQGHTKGVVAVGISTDEKIIISGSEDYTVKIWNNCSGKCLYTLQKHTNLVRSVAFNANSQILASSSYDETINLWNLQTGECLKTLKAPRPYEGMNITGVIGLTDSQKIMFKELGAIEIS from the coding sequence ATGCCACGAGTTACCTATGGGCCTACCGTAAAAACCAGGGTCAAGCATTTTTTAGAAGTCTTGTTGCATTTTTCTGAGGAAAAACAAGATGGAATGGAATGCAGGTGGGAAAATTGTAATCCTCCATGCCTCATTGTGCGAACAAAACTAAGAGTTTTAGAAACTTTAATCCGAAACGATGATCGTTGTAAGAAGTTAAGTAAGGATGATATTAGAGAAGCAATTCATTACATGAAAGACTTTCTAAAAATTTTAGAAGATCACCGTGTAAAGCAACGTGGTGCTGAAGATTGGCATTTTACTTTAACACTTTGGTCAATAGATAGAGTTGAAAATTTGAAGCAGTTTGAACTGATATGGGAACAGAAGCGACCAGAGAAGTCGAAACAACAAGAGGAGTCTATGAGAACTATAGAAAAAGTATCTAAATCTTTGCTGCCTGACGAATCAGTTATTATTGCAAGTAAAGCTTCTAACATAAATTGGGGGGAGGCACCAAGCTTATCTAATTTTTTTGGACGTACTGAGGAAGTAGAAACTCTAAAGGAATGGATTGTCACAGAACGTTGTCGTTTGGTAGCGATTGTTGGTATAGGCGGTATTGGTAAAACAGGGCTTTCTGTAAGACTAGGACAAGGAGGTGTTGGTAAGACCGACTTATCCCTGAAATTAGCGGAAGGCATTCAGAGTAATTTCAACTACTTAATCTGGCAAAGGCTCATTAATGCTCCAACGATTGCAGAAATTCTTTTGGACTTTATTAAGTTTTTTTCCAACCAGGAGGAAATTACCTTACCGGATACCATAGACCGCCAATTGTCACGTCTTCTTCATTATCTAAGAACATATCGTTGTCTATTGATACTTGATAACTTTGAATCAGTACTCAAAAGAGGTGATTATGGAGGTGAGTATCGTAAGGGATATGAAGGATATGGTCAACTACTAAGACAGGTTGGAGAAACTCCACACCAGAGTTGTGTTTTGTTGACTAGTCGAGAACAGCCGAAAGAGATTGCGCTATTAGAAGGTAAAAGTGAACCAGTTCGTTTGTTGCAGTTAAAAGGTTTAGATGAAATAGAAGGACGTAAAATTTTCACTAGTATTGGGTTATTTTCCGGTTCAGATGAACAATGGAAAAAACTGATTAAACTTTATAACGGAAATCCTCTTGCCTTAAAATTAGCGGCCAAGCATATTCAAGAAGTTTTTGGTGGTAATATCTCAGAATTTTTAGAGGAAGGTCAACCAGTTTTTGGACGTATTCAAGAAGTATTAATGTGGCAATTTGAACGTTTGTCAAATCTAGAAAAAGAGGTTTTATATTGGCTGGCAATTAATCGCGAGTCAGTTTCTCTTAGATCACTAAGAGATGATATTCTTTCGCCATCAGCCAAAAAAAAAGTTGCATCAACTATCAATTCATTGCTTCAACGATCTCTCATCGAGAGAAGCGAAAATGAATTTACTCTTCAACCAGTGCTTATGGAGTATATAACTGAGCAATTGGTAGAGAATATTTGCGAGGAAATTATAAGTGGAAAAGTTGAACTTTTTAATACTCATGCGCTGCTCAAAGCATTATCAAAAGAGTATCTTAGAGAAGCACAGACACGATTGATTCTTCAGTCCATTCAAGAACGATTAGTTAATTATTTTGGTAGCCAACAAAACGTAGAATCTCATTTAAAAGCGATTATTATAGCTTGTAAAGTAGAATTTAGATACCAGAGTGGCTATTTAGGAGGCAATATACTCAACCTACTATGTCACATGAAATCTGATTTGAAGGGCTATGATTTTTCACATCTTGCAGTTCGGCAAGCTTACCTTCAAGATGTTATTTTATATGAAGTAAACTTTGCTTATTCTCAGTTTGATAAATGTATTTTTACTCAAATCTTGGGAGCCATTTTTTCAATTGTATTTAGTCCAAGCGGAAAGCTTTTAACTGTAGGTGATGCCAAGAATGAAATTCGCCTTTATCAAGTTGTAGATGGTCAACTAATTTTAACCTTTAAAGGACATAGTGATTGGGTAAGGTCAATAGCCTTCAGTCCTGATGGGAAAACTCTTGCCAGTGGTAGTGAAGACCAGACCTTGAAACTATGGGATATTAGCACAGGTCAATGCCTTAATACTTTACAAGCGTCTACTCACAGGATAAGGTCAGTAGCTTTTAGTCCTGATGGGCAAACTCTCGCCAGTGGTAGTGATGATTATACTGTAAGGCTGTGGAATGTTGTCACTGGTCAATGTATCAACATTTTGCGGGAGCATACAAACAGAATATGGTCAGTAGCTTTCAGCCCTGATGGGCAAACTCTTGCCAGTGGCAGTGAAGACAACACCGTGAAAATATGGAATTTCAATACTGGTAAATGTCTAAATACCTTACAAGGACACACCTCTTGGGTGCGAACTGTTGCTTTTAGTCCTGATGGGCAATTTTTTGCTAGTGGTAGTGAAGATCAAACCGTGAGGCTATGGAATTTAAGCACTGGCCAATGTATTAACATTTTACGGGGACATATCAAAAGGATAACATCAATTGCTTTTACTCCCGATGGTCAAACTTTAGTTAGTAGTAGCTTTGATCAAACAGTGAGGCTATGGAACTTAAGTACTGGCCAATGTATCAGTACCTTACAAGAAAATCGTAAAGGTTTATGGTCTGGTGGTTTATGGTCAGCTGACTTTAGTGCTGATGGACAAACTCTTGCTAGCGGCAGTGAAGATAGAGTAATGAAGATATGGGATATTAATAGTGGTAAATGTATAAATACTTTGTGTGGCTACAGCAATTGGATACTATCAGTTGACTTTAGTGTTGATAGGCAAACTCTTGCAAGTGGTAGTGAAGATAAAATAATAAGAATTTGGAATATTTACACTGGTAAGTGTCTTAAAACTCTGCTAGGTCATAAAAATAGAATATGGTCAGTTGTTTTCAGTTTAGATGGGCAGATCATTGCTAGCGGTAGTGATGATCAAACTGTAAAATTATGGGATGTTAGTACTGGTGAATGTCTCAAAACTTTACAAGGTCATACCTCTTGGGTACGAGCAGTTGCTCTCAGTCCTGATGGCAAAATTCTCGCTAGTGGTAGTGGAGACAAAACTATAAAATTATGGGATGTTAGTACTGGTGAATGCCTCAAAACCTTACAAGGTCATGGAGATAGGGTATGGTCAGTCGCCTTTAGTCCAAATAGTCAAACTCTAGTTAGTGGTAGTGGAGACAAAACCATAAAATTATGGGATGTTAGTACTGGTGAATGCCTCAAAACCTTACAAGGTCACGGAGATAGGGTATGGTCAGTCGCCTTTAGTCCAAATAGTCAAACTCTAGTTAGTGGTAGTAATGATAAAACCATAAAATTATGGGATGTTAGTACTGGTAAATGCCTCAAAACTTTCCAAGGTCATACAAAAGGAGTAGTAGCGGTTGGCATTAGTACTGATGAAAAAATTATCATCAGTGGTAGTGAAGACTATACTGTAAAAATATGGAACAACTGTAGTGGTAAATGTCTCTACACTTTGCAAAAGCATACTAATTTAGTAAGGTCGGTTGCCTTTAATGCCAATAGTCAAATCCTTGCCAGCAGCAGCTATGATGAAACGATCAATTTGTGGAACCTTCAGACAGGGGAATGTCTAAAAACTTTAAAAGCGCCCAGACCTTATGAAGGAATGAATATTACTGGTGTAATTGGTCTTACTGATTCCCAAAAGATTATGTTTAAGGAACTAGGAGCAATAGAAATATCATAA
- a CDS encoding cobyrinic acid a,c-diamide synthase — protein MTAKIIAVVNQKGGAGKTTTTMQLAGTITRRGYKVMVVDADPQGSATRWAASAEDSTPFPASVIGLSAANEKVHREVKKFIEDYDVIIIDCPPAADSPVPQSALIVADLALVPILPSPLDMWAAVGIKQVIEHCSTINDALQARLILNQAQAKTTLSHESIEVLSEFGIPLTKTQIAQRQIYRQSAAFGVTVHDLGKASAAVKEIEALVDEVFAVLNLKRNKKQ, from the coding sequence ATGACAGCAAAAATTATTGCCGTAGTAAATCAGAAGGGTGGGGCGGGTAAAACAACTACCACTATGCAGCTTGCAGGGACGATTACTCGGCGCGGTTACAAAGTAATGGTGGTTGATGCTGACCCACAAGGAAGCGCGACACGCTGGGCTGCGTCGGCAGAAGATTCAACTCCTTTTCCTGCTTCTGTTATTGGGTTAAGTGCTGCGAATGAGAAAGTTCATCGTGAAGTAAAAAAGTTTATTGAGGATTACGACGTTATTATTATTGACTGCCCTCCAGCTGCCGATTCTCCAGTACCACAAAGTGCACTGATTGTTGCAGACTTAGCACTTGTTCCTATTCTTCCTTCTCCCCTTGATATGTGGGCTGCTGTAGGTATCAAACAAGTTATTGAACATTGCAGTACGATCAACGACGCATTACAAGCGCGATTAATTTTGAATCAAGCGCAAGCAAAAACTACGTTATCTCACGAAAGCATAGAAGTACTATCTGAATTTGGTATTCCTCTTACGAAAACACAAATCGCTCAACGCCAAATTTATCGCCAATCAGCAGCCTTTGGTGTAACTGTCCATGATCTAGGAAAAGCTTCGGCTGCGGTTAAAGAAATTGAAGCTTTGGTTGATGAAGTTTTTGCAGTGCTAAATCTCAAGAGAAACAAAAAACAGTAG
- a CDS encoding dihydroorotase has translation MAIASILMRPLLPFYNERMQKLTITRPDDWHLHLRDGAALKAVLPYTVRQFARAIVMPNLKPPIRSVADAAAYRDRILAAIPEGQQFEPLMTLYLTDNTSPDDIFRAKESQFIKAVKYYPAGATTNSDSGVTDIRQSDRVFEAMQQVDMPLLLHGEVTDNDVDTFDREKVFIERHLIELKQRFPNLRVVLEHITTSDAVQYVLSANTIAATITPQHLLFNRNALFKGGLRPHFYCLPILKREEHRQALLQAATSGNPKFFLGTDSAPHTRTSKESSCGCAGCFSALHALELYAEAFESVKALDKLEAFASFYGPDFYQLPRNTEQITLSKTTWRVPDEIPFMESGLVPLGAGQEMTWQMV, from the coding sequence ATGGCGATCGCCTCTATTCTCATGAGGCCCTTGTTACCGTTTTATAATGAAAGGATGCAAAAGCTTACCATCACCCGACCTGACGATTGGCATCTGCATCTGCGCGACGGTGCAGCACTGAAAGCAGTTCTGCCCTATACGGTGCGTCAGTTTGCCCGCGCAATCGTTATGCCGAACTTGAAGCCCCCTATCCGCTCGGTGGCAGATGCGGCAGCCTATCGCGATCGCATCCTCGCCGCCATTCCAGAGGGCCAACAGTTTGAGCCATTGATGACGCTCTACCTTACCGACAACACCAGCCCCGACGACATTTTCCGAGCGAAAGAATCCCAGTTTATCAAAGCGGTCAAGTACTACCCAGCCGGTGCAACGACCAACTCAGACTCCGGTGTGACGGATATTCGTCAGAGCGATCGCGTCTTTGAAGCGATGCAGCAGGTGGACATGCCGTTATTACTGCACGGGGAAGTGACCGATAACGATGTTGATACGTTCGATCGCGAGAAGGTGTTTATCGAGCGACATTTAATAGAACTCAAGCAGCGATTTCCCAACCTGCGGGTGGTGCTTGAGCATATCACCACCTCCGATGCGGTGCAGTATGTCCTGTCTGCCAACACCATCGCGGCAACAATTACGCCACAACATTTGTTGTTTAACCGTAATGCCCTGTTCAAAGGCGGCCTTCGCCCCCATTTTTATTGCCTGCCCATTTTGAAACGGGAGGAGCATCGTCAGGCTTTGTTGCAAGCGGCAACATCGGGAAATCCGAAGTTTTTTCTAGGTACCGATAGCGCTCCCCATACCCGCACCAGCAAAGAAAGTTCCTGTGGCTGCGCGGGATGCTTTTCGGCTCTGCACGCCCTTGAGTTGTATGCCGAAGCATTTGAAAGCGTGAAAGCCCTGGATAAACTGGAGGCGTTCGCTAGCTTTTATGGCCCAGATTTTTATCAACTGCCGCGTAATACTGAGCAAATTACCTTGTCCAAAACGACTTGGCGCGTTCCTGATGAAATTCCATTTATGGAATCTGGGCTTGTACCTTTGGGGGCAGGGCAGGAAATGACATGGCAAATGGTATGA